The region GACACCGACCCACATAGTATAAGTATGAGTTTATCATTTTCTTTAAAATGGAGATCCCAAGCATTTTTTAATTTTCCTAGAAAATCAAGATCTTTAGATCCAATCCAAGAAATTTCATCAAACACAACAATTGTTTTGCCTTTTTTAACCTTGTCAGCCAGAAAATGAAAAACATCTCCCCAATCGTTAAATTGAATGTTGGGAGAATGAAAATGTTCCCGCATTTGCCTAACAAACTCAGCTATTTGGGATTGTTTCGTTGTATGAATGGTGGGAGGAATTCCAGAAAAAATATAATATGGTTTGTTGTTTTCTCCGAACTCTTTAATAAGACGACTTTTACCAATTCGACGTCGCCCCTTTATCACAACCAAGCTTGCCGTCTGTTTGAGGAGTAGTCCCTGAAGGATTTCAAGTTCTCTTTTGCGCCCAATAAATTTAGCCATAATTCTCCTCTTGGATCTTTAGATAATAACAATCCCTTTTACAGATTCAAAATAGAGCACATTTTTATATCTGTAAAGAGAGAAAAAGCTTTTTATAGATCTAATATCGTTTCTCATTTCAAGTCTATAAAAAGGAAAAATACCTTTTATAGATTTAGAATAGTTTATAGCTCAACTCGGATAAAACGAATGGACCTCCTCATGAATCCCCCGAACCTGAGCCCGAGGGAATCATTGGAATATTTTAATGAAGCGTCTTTTTAACACCTATTGCAAATTCTTCCCGAATTTCTTCGTGCAGAAAACGAATTTGTGCCAGGGTGATTGGGATGTTGTCCCCAAAATCCACATGACCCTCAAAGAGCACCAGCAAATCATGATAACTCTTATCAAGGGCCTTTAAAGTTTGGGAAAAATCGTCTAGATTGTTTTTAGTCATTTAGACCTCCTTTCTAGGTTTTTATGATGAGTGGGGTTCTATGTGTTGATACCACTGGAACTCCACGTTCCTTATTATTTGAGTCCGAAACCAATTCAAACTCTATGACTCATGATATCTTTCTGGGTCAAAAAAATCAAGAAAAACCCGCTTAAAATTAAGAGATTTTTCTATAGTGAGAAGGAATGATGTCTTAAAATGTATTATGCCTCAGCAACACTTCTAGAAATCTTCTACAACCACCTTCATTTTTAACTACTAATAACAGGATAATTTAGTAAAATCCTTCCTAGTTTTAATACTAGCAACTGACAAATAGATGTTTGTAGTATTACATTTAAGGGGAATTTTATTGGTCATTGACAGTAGGTATTTTAGAAAGATTACTTACTTTGTAGAATTCTAGAGGAAATAAAGACAGCTCTGTCATAATTTTTCATATATAGCTAGCCTCCCATAAAAAGAGTATACCCCACAATGAATCCTTCGACCTTGAGTCGAGGGTCCAAAACCAAGGGTTTCTGCAGAAAAAGGGATCATCTTGTCAAGTCAGAGAAAAACAATTGAGGAGAATTTTTATACTCTTTTTATGGGAGGCTAGCTATAACTTGCACAAAAATCTTAATCGTGCAATAGTGGGCAATGAAATGTTTTATTTATTGCCCACTATTGCCTGATGTTACATATTAAATTAGATGATAAACTAATACAAGAGCTCAAAGAGCTTCAAAATCAATTCACAATAAAATTTGCTCAAATAGACTCCTATTCTGAGGACGCAAAGGATTACATCAGAAAATTAGCAAGGGCCCGCATCATTGGGGGCTCCACGCGTATAGAAAATGCCCAACTAACAGATAGTGAAATTTACTGGTTAGATACACTTCTCGAAAGCGATAGCAAAACTACAGCCTTTGTGGAAAATAAAAAACTCATAGAAGACAAGCTTTCTAAGGATAGGGAAAGATCTATTGAGGAGGTAGCCGGGTGCAGACAGATGCTACAGCATGTGTTTGACCAATCTAAAGAGATGATGCCTTTGAAAGAAAATGACATTAGAGCCCTACATTATGAATTGCTTTTCCCACATCATAAGGGAGGTCCTTATATTGGAGCCTATAAAATACAACCCAACTCTGTGGTTGAGCGAAATTTGCGCACAAAAGAAACTCGAGTTGTTTTTAAAACATCCGATGCGGGGCCCATAACAGAAGCTGCTATGCATGACCTTGTTAGTTGGCACAACACTGCCTTATCTAGCGACCCTTGGCCCATGGCGGTTACTTGTGAATTTGTATATCGTTTTCTTGCTATTCATCCTTTTCAGGATGGGAATGGGAGACTTGGTCGAGGGCTCTTTTTGTTGGCCCTTTTACAGTCTAATGATAACGCTATTGCAGGCGTTATCCCTTATATAGCGATTGATCGCCACATAGAGAAACATAGGGAAGAATACTACGCTGTCCTTAATAAATGCTCTAATGGCATATATCATCAGGATCCTAGAAAATATCAGATGGAGTATTTCTTAAGATTTATGATTAAAATTCTCCAAAAATCCTTGGGTGACATAGATGTATATTACTCTAGATATGCGGCCATTAGTTTGTTATCGGAAGGCGCCTCTAAAATTTACGAATGTTTCAAGAACTATCCTGAGTTAAGGCTAACACGACAGGAAATTGTAAAAATAACAGGACTTCCGATTCGTACAGTCGGGTATGGACTTAGTCAACTTACAGAAACCACTTTGATTCAACGATACGGTCAAGGAGCAGGAGTTCGCTACCAGATTACTTTTTAAAAAACCTCAACATCTTCAAAAAACAGCACAATCTAAGAAGAACCAAGAGTATGGCATCTCCCTCAAAAGGTAGCACCAGGGTAGCACGGAGGAAAAATCAAAAACAGGCAACCTGGCTGAAAGGCTTGGAAAAGATGGCTCCCCGAACTGGACTCGAACCAGTGACCCAATGATTAACAGTCATTTGCTCTACCGACTGAGCTATCGGGGAATACGGTAGTACCATAAAGATACAAGTCGTTATTATCAAAAATAATAACAAAAATCCACATAAATTTTGGAGGCCGGGACCGGAATCGAACCGACGTACAAGGATTTGCAGTCCTCTGCATAACCACTCTGCCACCCGGCCATAAAATTTTAGTAGTCTCAACAAGAATTAAGGGTTATGCGCCCTTTTGTAAAGGCCCTTTTCTTTATTTTTTTATGAACGCTATAAAATCACAAAAAATAATACAATTGAATCCAGAAGAGTGGATTTCAACATGTGCTCTGCCTACATTAGAAATCTAAGAAATTGCAGCTTCACAAGCAATACTTATTTTTGGAAATGGGCTAATTCCAAGAAAAAACTGCTCCCTTATATAAGAGGTATTAATAAAAAATTTGACTTTTTAAAAAAATCTAAATATATACACCCCAGAAGAAGATTTTTATTCAAAAAAAATCCAAAAATATTATAAAAAGGTATAACAATGAAGAAGAAAACAACAAATTTTTTGGGCTATATGGCCCTGGCCACTTGTTTGCACCAAATCGTTAGTATGGGCAATGTATATGCTGCGGGACAAGATTACTTTGAACCCGTATCAGTTGGACGCAACCCCACTATTAGAGATAGATTAACAGCTTGTGGGCTTAATCCAGATACAGATTATCATGTTTACGAAGCATTGATTGTGAAAGCAAGGATGAATCCTCATGCTGTAAAAGCTCAATTAGCGGAAACTGGAGATATTACCCATGCAGCTTTCGTTTTAAAATCGTTTCTTAATCAGGGGATGGCTCCTGCTGAGGCCTTCACTCAGCTTATATCTGCCCGAAGTCAGGAAGAAAAAACAGCGCTTGTCACAGCTTGTACACACCATCTATCTGAAGCTCTATCTGAAAAAATACGAGCAGGTAGTGACATTTCTTCTCTCGCAGCCACTCTGTCAAAAGCATCTGACCTTCCTTTTGTATCAGATGAAGCAA is a window of Alphaproteobacteria bacterium DNA encoding:
- a CDS encoding Fic family protein; translation: MLHIKLDDKLIQELKELQNQFTIKFAQIDSYSEDAKDYIRKLARARIIGGSTRIENAQLTDSEIYWLDTLLESDSKTTAFVENKKLIEDKLSKDRERSIEEVAGCRQMLQHVFDQSKEMMPLKENDIRALHYELLFPHHKGGPYIGAYKIQPNSVVERNLRTKETRVVFKTSDAGPITEAAMHDLVSWHNTALSSDPWPMAVTCEFVYRFLAIHPFQDGNGRLGRGLFLLALLQSNDNAIAGVIPYIAIDRHIEKHREEYYAVLNKCSNGIYHQDPRKYQMEYFLRFMIKILQKSLGDIDVYYSRYAAISLLSEGASKIYECFKNYPELRLTRQEIVKITGLPIRTVGYGLSQLTETTLIQRYGQGAGVRYQITF